A single genomic interval of uncultured Desulfobacter sp. harbors:
- a CDS encoding D-sedoheptulose 7-phosphate isomerase, whose translation MKELIRQTVQDAIETKQNFFATHEDLIETCARQMAYTFDAGGKLLLFGNGGSAADCQHIAAEFVNRFQMERKPLPAIALTCDTSIITSIGNDYSFDEIFSKQVQALGQKKDMAIGISTSGNSANVIRAAAVAKDQGLTLVGFSGAGGTLKKISDMAFCVDSPVTARIQEVHITLGHILCDLTERIFFRDQ comes from the coding sequence ATGAAAGAGCTGATTCGGCAGACTGTTCAGGATGCCATTGAAACCAAACAAAACTTCTTTGCAACCCATGAGGATCTTATTGAAACCTGTGCCCGACAAATGGCCTACACCTTTGATGCAGGCGGGAAGCTGCTGCTTTTCGGCAATGGTGGGTCTGCGGCAGACTGTCAGCATATTGCCGCAGAATTTGTTAACCGGTTTCAGATGGAACGCAAACCATTGCCTGCCATTGCCCTGACCTGCGACACCTCGATTATCACCAGTATCGGCAACGACTACTCCTTTGACGAAATTTTTTCCAAACAGGTCCAGGCCTTAGGACAAAAAAAGGATATGGCCATTGGGATCTCAACTTCGGGCAACTCTGCCAATGTGATCCGGGCTGCAGCCGTGGCAAAGGATCAGGGACTGACCCTGGTGGGATTTTCCGGGGCCGGTGGAACGCTAAAAAAAATAAGTGATATGGCCTTTTGTGTGGACAGTCCCGTAACAGCCCGTATCCAGGAAGTTCATATCACTCTGGGGCATATTCTCTGCGATCTTACCGAAAGGATATTCTTCCGTGACCAGTAA